A stretch of DNA from Halobacillus litoralis:
GCGGTCCAGGCGGTAGAAGAAGGGTATATGCAGCGTGAAATTCATAAAGCTGCCTACGATGCACAAAAACGGATCGAATCGAATGAGGACATCGTCGTCGGAATGAACGAATTCAAACTTGAAGAAGAGATACATGCAGACTTGTTACGCGTGGATGAAGCACTGGAACAAGCACAAATCAAGAAAACACAGGAAGTGAGATCTTCCCGCGATCAGGACTCCGTGGAGACAAGCCTTAAGTCACTAAGAGAAGCTGCAAAAGGGGCAGAGAATGTCATGCCGCATATCGTGAAAGCGGTAAAAGCGTATGCCACCGTCGGGGAAATTGCGAACGTTTTACGAGAGGAATTTGGAGAATACACGGGAATGTAGGAAGGGATGATGAGGATGAAACCAATACGTGTACTTATAGCGAAACCAGGGTTAGATGGACATGACAGAGGAGCTTTAATTATCGCCCAGGCACTCAGAGACCATGGGATGGAAGTCATTTACACAGGTCTCCGGCAATCAGCCTTACAAATCGCAAGAGCCGCCATTCAGGAAGATGTGGATGTGGTCGGGCTATCCTCTCTCTCCGGTGCTCACAAGTCATTGTTTCCTAAAGTGGTCCAGGCGCTGGAAGAGCAGGGAGCATCTGATATTCCTGTCATCGGGGGCGGTGTCATACCTGCAGAAGATATTCCTTTTCTTGAAGAAAAAGGAGTGAACAAAATCTTTACAAGCGGGTCACCGACAGATGCAATCGCTATTTACATTAAACAGCTTCTTAACAAGGAAACCATCCATGCACCGAAACAAATTGCCCATATCGGTATTGCTGTCGAAAGCATCGATGCAGCCTTGCCGTTCTACCAGCATAACCTTAGCTTAGAGCTTGAGGCTGTTGAAATTGTGGAATCAGAACAAGTGCGTGTCGCTTTTCTTAGAATCGGAGAAACGATGTTTGAATTGTTGGAGCCTTTGAGTGATGACTCCCCGATCCAATCGTTTTTGACGAAAAAAGGAGAAGGTGTCCACCATATTGCCTTGGAAGTGGACGATCTTACGAAACGTTTGGAGCAGTACAAAGAGCAAGGGGTCCGTCTTATTCACGAACAGCCGAAACAGGGCGCTCATGACAGCCAGATCGCCTTTTTGCATCCGAAAGCAGCGAATGGTGTATTGTTTGAACTATGCCAGCATGGAGAGGAGGAGTAACCGTGGATATTTTTGATAAAATCAATGAATTATACGATAAGCGTCGCCAAGTTGAATTAGGAGGCGGAGATGAGCGGATTGACAAACAGCACGATAAGG
This window harbors:
- the mce gene encoding methylmalonyl-CoA epimerase, producing MKPIRVLIAKPGLDGHDRGALIIAQALRDHGMEVIYTGLRQSALQIARAAIQEDVDVVGLSSLSGAHKSLFPKVVQALEEQGASDIPVIGGGVIPAEDIPFLEEKGVNKIFTSGSPTDAIAIYIKQLLNKETIHAPKQIAHIGIAVESIDAALPFYQHNLSLELEAVEIVESEQVRVAFLRIGETMFELLEPLSDDSPIQSFLTKKGEGVHHIALEVDDLTKRLEQYKEQGVRLIHEQPKQGAHDSQIAFLHPKAANGVLFELCQHGEEE